One window of Leptotrichia sp. oral taxon 498 genomic DNA carries:
- the aroA gene encoding 3-phosphoshikimate 1-carboxyvinyltransferase: MKIKIKPSTLNGTIEIPPSKSYSHRAVIAAALAEGGKKSKIDNLKFSVDITTTTDIMENWGAKIKRFESALEIIGNDGKVVPKDKYVQCNESGSTIRFLIPIGITSENELIFDGKGKLVDRPLDSYYRIFDKQGIFYKNENGKLPLTVNGKLKAGNYEIDGNISSQFITGLLYALPLLDRDSKLTINKNLESKGYIDLTLEILKLAGIEIVNNDYKSFDIRGNQIYKPFNYTVEGDYSQVAFWIVAGIISANKDNEVKCLHVNKNSLQGDKEIIEIVERMGANLEILDDYVIVKPSKTKGTVIDISQCPDIAPILTVLAALSEGETRIINGERLRIKESDRITSIKTELNKLGANVTEEGDNLIIQGVEGFAGGVTVNAWNDHRIAMSLAIASTRCKKEIILEEAESVRKSYPHFWDDFVKMGGEIEKDF, from the coding sequence ATGAAAATAAAAATAAAACCAAGCACCTTAAACGGTACAATAGAAATACCACCATCAAAAAGTTATTCACACAGGGCGGTAATTGCGGCTGCATTAGCTGAAGGCGGGAAGAAGTCAAAGATTGATAATTTGAAGTTTTCTGTGGATATTACAACAACGACAGATATTATGGAAAACTGGGGAGCGAAAATTAAAAGATTTGAGAGTGCTCTTGAGATTATCGGGAATGATGGGAAAGTCGTTCCGAAAGATAAATATGTACAATGTAATGAGTCGGGATCTACAATCAGGTTTTTGATACCGATTGGGATTACAAGTGAAAATGAACTGATTTTCGATGGAAAAGGAAAACTGGTGGACAGACCGCTTGACTCGTATTATAGGATTTTTGATAAGCAGGGAATTTTTTATAAAAATGAGAATGGGAAATTGCCGCTTACAGTAAATGGAAAATTGAAGGCAGGAAATTATGAAATTGACGGGAATATAAGTTCACAGTTTATTACGGGACTTTTGTATGCCTTGCCACTCTTGGACAGAGATTCAAAGCTGACTATTAATAAGAATTTGGAGTCTAAGGGATATATTGATTTGACATTGGAAATATTGAAACTGGCAGGAATTGAAATTGTGAACAATGACTATAAGAGTTTCGATATAAGGGGAAATCAGATTTATAAGCCGTTTAATTATACTGTTGAGGGGGATTATTCACAAGTTGCGTTCTGGATTGTGGCTGGAATAATTTCTGCAAACAAGGATAATGAAGTGAAATGCCTGCATGTGAATAAGAACTCGCTACAAGGTGACAAGGAAATAATAGAAATTGTTGAAAGAATGGGTGCAAACCTTGAGATTTTGGATGATTATGTGATTGTGAAGCCATCTAAAACAAAAGGAACTGTGATTGATATTTCTCAATGTCCTGATATTGCACCGATTTTGACTGTGCTTGCTGCATTGAGCGAAGGAGAAACTCGAATTATTAATGGAGAAAGACTTAGAATTAAGGAGTCGGATAGAATTACTTCAATAAAAACAGAGCTTAATAAACTTGGTGCGAATGTGACTGAGGAAGGAGACAATTTAATTATTCAAGGTGTAGAAGGATTTGCAGGCGGAGTGACTGTAAATGCTTGGAATGATCATAGAATTGCAATGTCGCTTGCGATCGCTTCAACAAGATGCAAAAAGGAAATAATTCTGGAAGAGGCTGAAAGCGTTAGAAAATCTTATCCGCATTTCTGGGATGATTTTGTGAAAATGGGTGGAGAAATAGAGAAAGACTTTTAA
- a CDS encoding Type 1 glutamine amidotransferase-like domain-containing protein — MSKLFLTSYLAGTKNLVKEFLKDILEKEITFVPTASNTEDYKGYVDEAKEAFLELGFSINILDISKTEKQKIENILKDTKILYVSGGNTFYLLQELKRKKILDTIKNKISNGMLYIGESAGAIITSKNIEYNQIMDNKEIAPDLDNYEAMNITDFYILPHNNEFPFVESTKETIKIYGNKLKLLPISNSEAVFVNGKDFVVKNDNK; from the coding sequence ATGAGTAAATTATTTTTGACATCATATTTAGCGGGAACGAAAAATTTAGTGAAAGAATTTTTAAAAGATATACTAGAAAAAGAAATTACGTTTGTTCCTACTGCTTCAAACACTGAAGATTATAAAGGATATGTAGACGAAGCTAAGGAGGCATTTTTGGAATTGGGATTTTCAATAAATATTTTAGATATTTCAAAAACAGAAAAACAAAAAATAGAAAATATATTGAAGGATACAAAAATTTTGTATGTATCAGGTGGGAATACATTTTATCTATTGCAGGAGCTAAAACGTAAAAAAATTTTGGATACTATTAAAAATAAAATTTCAAATGGAATGCTTTATATAGGAGAATCGGCTGGAGCGATTATTACTTCTAAAAATATAGAATACAATCAGATAATGGATAATAAGGAAATTGCTCCTGATTTAGATAATTATGAAGCAATGAATATTACAGATTTTTATATTTTGCCACATAATAATGAATTTCCGTTTGTCGAAAGTACAAAAGAAACTATAAAAATTTATGGAAATAAATTAAAATTGCTTCCAATAAGTAATAGTGAGGCAGTTTTTGTAAATGGAAAAGATTTTGTTGTAAAAAATGATAACAAGTAA